In Bordetella holmesii ATCC 51541, the following proteins share a genomic window:
- a CDS encoding phosphocarrier, HPr family protein, with amino-acid sequence MPTLDIVISNKLGLHARAAAKLTQLASKFNSEIFIARGAQRVNAKSIMGVMMLAAGLGVTVKIDASGADADQALAEIQSLFDNKFGEQE; translated from the coding sequence ATGCCTACGTTAGATATTGTCATCAGCAATAAACTTGGCTTGCACGCCCGGGCGGCAGCCAAACTCACGCAGCTCGCCAGCAAGTTCAACAGCGAGATTTTCATTGCCCGCGGTGCGCAGCGCGTCAACGCTAAAAGCATCATGGGCGTGATGATGCTGGCCGCAGGTCTGGGGGTCACGGTCAAGATCGATGCATCCGGTGCCGATGCTGATCAAGCCCTGGCTGAGATTCAATCTCTGTTCGATAACAAATTCGGTGAGCAAGAGTAG